A genomic region of Cannabis sativa cultivar Pink pepper isolate KNU-18-1 chromosome 1, ASM2916894v1, whole genome shotgun sequence contains the following coding sequences:
- the LOC115705304 gene encoding palmitoyl-acyl carrier protein thioesterase, chloroplastic: MNIHLATPIPNFFPSFQIFNKLTIISSGIINPNHFRFKFNVVKNKATGDERPSGKLSVKENSSCYHNNNDDDLFSGKLVQGKHVFQQNFSIRSYEVGPDSKITIGALTNLLQESAVNHLIRGGVMVEGLGWTPAMCLKNLIWVVYNIHILIDTYPSWSDVVEVETWTCASGRNGMRRDWLGRDYNTRKTLFTAVSVYVMMNKKTRKLSKFIEETRQETKPLFMDYCDPIINDATKLRDLDFDTAHYVIKDLSPKWTDLDVNQHVNHVKYINWILQSAPESILETQKLCSLKLEFRKECGKNSLLHSLSAISKKSDQGFELEHTLRLQNGLTILRGRTVWIPRNY, from the exons ATGAATATTCACTTGGCTACTCCGATACCTAATTTCTTCCCAAGCTTCCAAATATTCAACAAACTAACCATAATTAGTAGTGGAATTATTAATCCAAATCATTTCAGGTTCAAATTTAATGTTGTCAAAAACAAAG CCACAGGGGATGAAAGACCAAGtgggaaattatcagttaaagAGAATAGTAGTTGttatcataataataatgatgatgattTATTCAGTGGAAAATTGGTGCAGGGGAAGCATGTTTTCCAGCAAAACTTCTCGATTAGATCATATGAGGTAGGCCCTGATTctaaaatcaccattggagcctTAACTAATCTTTTACAG gaaTCAGCAGTGAACCATTTGATAAGGGGTGGGGTGATGGTGGAAGGTTTGGGTTGGACGCCGGCCATGTGCCTCAAAAATCTGATTTGGGTTGTCTACAACATCCACATTCTCATTGACACCTACCCTTCATG GAGTGATGTTGTTGAAGTAGAGACATGGACTTGTGCATCAGGAAGAAATGGTATGCGTCGTGACTGGCTAGGCCGTGATTACAACACACGAAAAACTCTCTTTACAGCTGTCAG TGTGTATGTGATGATGAATAAGAAGACAAGGAAATTATCCAAGTTCATTGAGGAAACTAGACAAGAAACCAAGCCTTTATTTATGGACTACTGTGATCCAATAATCAACGATGCCACAAAGTTAAGGGACTTGGATTTTGACACTGCTCATTATGTTATTAAAGATTTATCG CCTAAATGGACTGATttggatgttaatcaacatgtGAACCATGTCAAGTATATCAACTGGATCCTCCAG AGTGCTCCTGAGTCAATATTGGAGACTCAAAAGTTATGctctttgaaattggaatttCGAAAGGAGTGTGGAAAGAACAGTTTGCTTCATTCTTTATCTGCCATCTCCAAAAAATCTGATCAAGGCTTTGAGTTAGAACACACTCTTCGTCTTCAAAATGGCTTAACAATTTTGAGGGGAAGGACTGTTTGGATACCAAGAAACTACTGA